From Kwoniella shandongensis chromosome 2, complete sequence, the proteins below share one genomic window:
- a CDS encoding phosphoserine transaminase, producing MPTREQVHNFAAGPSPLPTTVLEEAAQGLLNYEDTGMGICELSHRGKEFKAVIEGAEANLRSLLSIPDNYTILFSQGGGTGQFSAVVLNLLSAHRLAHPVPAEQFTPPPIDYVLTGAWSSKAYAEAQRLTSPPFPSCPAFAAPRIAASTKATKWTTLPKREEYDFSKDAAFVYYCENETINGIEFPSASASESSPYAFPFDLVPEGVNIVADYSSSFISRPIPHIEKHAVIYAGAQKNLGPSGVTVLIVRNDLLVDTTEAAKLGAVPHTPITYEYKILADNGSLYNTPPTFPIYVSALVLKHLIDNKGGLEGLEETNKAKAELLYATLDEAEKEGKVKCVVKEKDARSWMNVTFEIVGEGKEKAFLEGADKKGFRQLKGHRSVGGVRASLYNAVTLESVQALCEFIKSF from the exons ATGCCGACTCGTGAACAAGTCCACAACTTTGCAGCAGGTCCTTCACCTCTCCCTACCACTGTGCTCGAGGAGGCGGCACAGGGGTTGTTAAACTATGAAGACACAGGAATGGGCATTTGCGAGTTGTCGCATCGAGGTAAAGAGTTTAAAGCTGTGATCGAGGGTgcggagg CCAACCTCCGATCCCTCCTCTCTATCCCGGACAACTACACGATCCTCTTCAGCCAAGGAGGTGGAACAGGTCAATTCTCCGCTGTtgtcctcaacctcctctctgCGCATCGACTGGCCCACCCTGTCCCCGCAGAACAATTCACACCTCCCCCAATCGACTATGTCCTCACCGGTGCATGGTCTTCGAAAGCCTATGCCGAGGCCCAAAGATTGacttcacctcctttcccttcctgtCCTGCATTTGCTGCTCCTCGGATTGCGGCCAGTACGAAGGCGACAAAATGGACAACATTGCCCAAGAGAGAAGAATACGATTTCTCGAAAGATGCTGCCTTCGTCTACTATtgcgagaacgagacgatCAATGGTATTGAATTCCCCTCAGCCTCAGCATCTGAAAGCTCTCCCTACGCGTTCCCCTTCGATCTGGTCCCTGAGGGCGTTAACATTGTCGCCGActactcttcttccttcatctcgcGACCTATCCCCCATATCGAGAAACATGCTGTCATTTACGCTGGAGCCCAAAAGAACCTTGGCCCATCCGGTGTTACAGTTCTAATCGTTCGAAACGATCTGTTGGTCGATACAACCGAAGCTGCGAAATTGGGTGCCGTGCCTCATACACCTATAACATACGAGTACAAGATCTTGGCCGATAACGGAAGTTTGTACAACACTCCTCCCACATTCCCGATCTACGTTTCAGCCCTTGTCCTTAAACATCTCATCGACAACAAGGGAGGTTTGGAAGGTCTCGAGGAGACAAATAAGGCCAAAGCGGAGTTATTGTACGCGACATTGGAcgaagcggagaaagagggaaaagtCAAGTGTgtggtgaaggagaaggacgcAAGGAGTTGGATGAATGTCACTTTTGAAATTGTGggtgaagggaaagaaaaggCTTTCTTGGAAGGTGCGGACAAGAAGGGTTTCAGACAACTCAAGGGACACAGAtctgttggag GTGTTCGAGCTTCGCTGTACAACGCCGTTACGCTCGAGTCCGTACAGGCCTTGTGCGAGTTCATCAAGTCGTTCTAA